The genomic interval GGACGGCCCCTTGAACTCGGGCATGTGCAGCGAGGCGCTGCAGGCGTGACAGTGCATCGGAGTGCACCTTCCTTCCCAGTAGTCAGCTGCCGGGCTTCTTCCGCGTGTACGTGGCTTCAATCACCGGCGTGTACTCTTTGTCCTTCCTCGAGTCCAGGCGGACGTCAATCTCCGTGGCCGATTTCGGCTTGAACTGCACACGGTACTCGAGCGGCGGAGCGCCGGACAGCGCATACGGCTTCGACAGCATGACGAGCGTATCCCCCTCGAAGGCGCCCGTCATCTCCATCGGTTTCGAGGCGCCGTTATCGAACCACCAGGCTCGGTACTTCTTGATGTCGGCGTCGAAGGTGAGAAGCAACAGCCCGGGCCAGTCTTCTCCCATCAGCTTGGACTTGTGCTCTTGGCGCACGTAACGTCCGCCTAGGTCCCACACGGACTGGATGTCCGCCGTGAACGGCACCTCCCCGACTTCGGTGAATGCCTTTTCATCGCCCGTGAAGTTGCCCACCAGGAACTCCAGCTTCTTCAACTCGGCCGACGTCTGATTGGTCATGGTCGCCTCCTGTGCGCCACCGCTTGCCGCCAGTGTGCACACGGCGGCGATGAGAATGTGTCGTGTCATCTCGGACCCCCAGTGCGGCCGTCGGGCGGACGACGTCCCCCGAGCCGCGAATGCCGCCTAGGCTTCGGCAGAGGCATCTTACCAGCTATAGCCCAAGCGTGAGGACTGGCAGCTTCCGCCGCAAGCGGCGGAAGCACCTAATGGAGTCGGACCCTTTTAACCCACGGCAACCAACCCGAGCAGCGCCAGCGTGAGGTCGGCGGTGGCGTGCAGGTCGGAGATCGAGCAGAACTCCTCGTGCGTGTGGTTCTTCTGCATCCCGGTGCACACCACCACGCTCGGGAGCCCACGGGCATTCAGCACGTTGGCGTCGCTGCCTCCGCCTGCCTTCCGCAGCGCGCCCGACATGCCGAGCGAGCGAGCCGCGCTCTGCGCCACGTCCACCACGCGCTCGCCTGGAGTTCGCGCATATCCCTCGAAGGATGCGTGCTCGCAGACGACTGCCGTCGCGCCGCGGCGCTGGGCTGCCGCCTCGAAGCAGGACCTCATGTGCGCGATCTGCGCGTCCAGCTTCGTCTTGCTTAGGCTTCGTGCCTCCGCGCTGAACTCCACGCGGGGGCACACCACGTTCGTCGCCTGCCCACCCTTCAGCACTCCGACGTTCGCCGTAGTTTCTTCGTCCAGCCGTCCGAGCTTCATGCCCGCGATAGCGTCGGCTGCCACTTCGATGGCGCTGATGCCGTCTTCGGGGCGCACTCCCGCATGCGCCGCCCTGCCGATCACCTCGCCGTGCAATTCGGTGAGCCAGGGAGCCTGAGCGATATAGGTGCCAACGGGGGGACCGGCGTCCAGCACGAAGGCCATCTCGGCCCCCAT from Fimbriimonadia bacterium carries:
- a CDS encoding DUF1579 family protein → MTRHILIAAVCTLAASGGAQEATMTNQTSAELKKLEFLVGNFTGDEKAFTEVGEVPFTADIQSVWDLGGRYVRQEHKSKLMGEDWPGLLLLTFDADIKKYRAWWFDNGASKPMEMTGAFEGDTLVMLSKPYALSGAPPLEYRVQFKPKSATEIDVRLDSRKDKEYTPVIEATYTRKKPGS
- a CDS encoding M20/M25/M40 family metallo-hydrolase yields the protein MDELLDLFLTLCHINSPSRSERAVQDFLAEELRALGLQPIEDDAAAAASGNAGNLIVEVPATVTGAPTILLTAHVDTVEPNPDVPIVVEGGIVRTDGSAILGADDKAGVAPLLYALKKVRREGLPHGPLWVAFTVCEEVGLLGAKALDIEAMGAEMAFVLDAGPPVGTYIAQAPWLTELHGEVIGRAAHAGVRPEDGISAIEVAADAIAGMKLGRLDEETTANVGVLKGGQATNVVCPRVEFSAEARSLSKTKLDAQIAHMRSCFEAAAQRRGATAVVCEHASFEGYARTPGERVVDVAQSAARSLGMSGALRKAGGGSDANVLNARGLPSVVVCTGMQKNHTHEEFCSISDLHATADLTLALLGLVAVG